CATTCTTCTATTGATCTTCACTGAACATGGTGATAGGAGATGCAAATGACACATTCTCTCTTGTACAGAAGTAAAGATTTCCCTTAGgagagggtgggtggcagtgacaTTGCTTGCCCTGCCTCATAGTTTTAAATTCCATTGGGAGCTCATACTCTGCCAGAAGATAGTGAAAGCAGAAGCTCTGAATCACTCTGATCATCACCTCCTACCCCAGAAAGCATCACTTTTTTGGGGGCAGTACTGTCCCTCAACAACCAGCCTCCAGCATATGGATGACTGTAGCCACTTAATTCTGCTCAGTTCCAAGTGGAAATTCTTCCTGATGTTTAATACAACATAAATAAAGTATCTAAACTTGTTTGAAGCTAAtgatgtgaccagactctggaacagacCCCCAagcaggtggtgcaggcacctaccctgaagatgttcaaaaggagactggacacacaccttgctggcattatttgaccccagcagtctttcctgcccagagcagggggctggacccaatgatctcacgaggtcttccagccctaaacttttgCGAATTTGTGCGAATCTGTGAATTGCAACAAGTAATTCAAATAGGAGCGGTTACCTTTTCTCTTGTCCAAGCACGCCCTCTGTCTGAACGCTGTAGAAATACAAATACAagtacaaattttaaaaaagccaTTGATCTTTCAGCATTAGCCCTTTAAGCTGCAGTTTAGGGATATTAATTTTATCCTTATATAATTAAAAACCCAGATTATTAGGTTTGACTTGGTATTTGGTCTACATTGCTATAAATTTCTTGGTAAAggtaggtgctttaattaaatgcATAGTAGtgcaattttgatttttatttaaagttCAACTGAGGTCACTGGAAGTTGTAAGGGCTTAGCACCCCTGAAAAATCAGACTCAGCCTGCCTGCAAAATGTTCTTTAGCTCAAACACTACACTGTGAAACAATGAAATAatgtattatatataattatttccTTTGAAGTGGTAACTGGTAAATGACATTTTTTCATTGCTTACCTAACATGTTTggtttcttcctttgttgttcttttCTCTGTTAGATGTAAAAATAGAATTACAGCCTTTTAACTTTTGGAACTTTCTGACTTCTGTATACTTGAATTATCAGGTCATTACTGTCTCTATAATTTATTTCTTTGTAAAGTATTGTGATCCTGTTTATGATTTTAAGATTATGTTTTCACTGTAAACCAGGTAACATCATAGATGTATCTAAGATAACTGAGTAACATTCTACAGGAGCCTtgtaacaaagaaaaatgtaGCAGCCCACAGAAGAGAGTACTTTTATTACTATATTTAGATGTCCTTTGCACTCACTAAAAATAACATACCTGTGCTATTCAGAAGCTCTGATTCTTCATACTAAGAGAGAGATAGTTCATTTCACAATCCATCAGAAAAAGCCAAATATTTTCATAAAGGCTAAAAAACCTACTTTGGACTATATCTAGAAGTACCATACATGTTTCATAAGCATCCGTTTTCCTAGTGCAGGCAGAGGAGATAAGACACAGATTCATAAttggtcttttttttccccctcacttaTATTCTGTCTGTTTCTGATACTTTTCTAATCCTTGCTAACAAATAGAACAAACTCTAATCATTTTCATAATGAATGTCCTCAGGCTTCTTTCCTTTGCTTTAACTATTTTTATATGCCACCATAGCCAATTGCAAAACAACATGCCCAAGAGGGCATTCAATTCCATTAAAAccatcccaccacacacacatactcacccAGAAATTGGTGACATTTAAGTAATTAGATATCTCGCCAGAAAGTCTTTCGATCTCActtagaaaacaaagcaaaatacaaATAGATGTGTTACTCGTCAGAATGATTTTTAATTACAGTACTGATGGAGACATCCATTTGTCATTGAATCATAACAGGTAGATATAGAAAAGATTTATTTAGAGTGAAATTTACCCCTGTGAAGCTGAACCACAAACCCATTTAAGTTTTATAGTAAGGGCTTAAGTGGTATTTATGTAAAAGGCTTTAAACGAGCCCAGTATACTGGCGTGAATTCAACCTATAGTTCCTCTTTAGGGTCAATATAGCTGTGATTTTTCAAAGCATTTCCGTCTATTCTTAAATTCAGGTACATGTTTAATCCCATTGAAGTTAAGTGATCATATTTTCTTCATTGTGTTATTCTGTCTAGCCTTCAATAACTGAAGCAAGCAGAATTTATTATTGAGAAGTTTTCTTGTCATTTTgcttaaattttctttttttcagttttatcccacatacagagaaaggaaaacaagTATAAACTTGAGGGGGAAATAAGATATGAAACAGGTACCAAAGCGATATTTTCTGACAGAGATAAATCCATATTCTGTTAGATTGTGAAACGGTATTGaaaattaataatatttaaatagTGTATATCATTTTAAACCTTAAGTAAGAACACTCTACTGCCTCAGCCTTACTTCTCATATTCTTCTTTCTTTAATGCCCAATCTAGAAAGAAAGAAGGGGGGAAAGGATTCATTGTCTTTGTTAGCAAAACAAAAAGTGAAGCTGGAACAGGAAAAGTCcccattatttttaatttgctgaTTGAAAGATATATGGACTTTTTCCAAAAGTATTTTTATATAGACTTTTCTGCCTTTAAAATAATCTGTTTCAAAACAATTTCAGCTCCTGATCCTGTAACAGTAGTGTATGACACGTCGATTTGAATGATGCAGCAGATTGCAAGAGACTAAGCCagccatgccttccccagggatTTCTATGACTTCCAGGGGAGTTGTGGTTGTTCATTACCTCTGAAAATTTGAAAGCTTATTATGTGTTGAATTTATAGTGTCtcatttgaaacattttggcCACAGTATATATTCTAAAGCTTAATTCTTTTTACCACTGCATTTTACTAAACATATTTGTTTTTTCCATCATTTCCCTCCCACATGCTTCCACCTAAAACTCTCAAACCCAGTTTTTCATCTTCAATTCTGCTTCTAATATAAACACTGACAATGACAGAAATTTCCTGTTGAAAATTTGTACGTGCTTTTAGATCCTGTACCTTTGGTTTTATATCGCAGTCTTGAGTTCTAATGAAGAGAAAACAGAATGAAAGGGGTATTATGCACATATAAAGCATTAACAGTGAAGTCTTTATATATTGAAAAACCAGAGTAATCAATGTGATTTGTGGAACTATTCTCTGAACAGCTGCAGAGAGTAGTTACCTAAACatgtaaataaaaaatgtaaacataTACCGCATTTTTTAGCTTCCTGTTTTCTGTTCTCAGAGCATCAATTTCTTGGAcctgacaaagaaaaaaaaattatacctgTAATTGGGTGTTGAGCATTTTAATGTCAGTATCATGTGTACGCCTGGAAgttaatgtcattttttttctggcttgctACAATTCTGCTGTCAGATTTTAAAACGCTTACAATATTATACTGTATTGGTTAGGTGTATGGTTTAAACAACTGTAAGAAAGTTAACTTTTTTTATATAGTCAATAAATACCATAATCATATAGAATTAATAAATATAAGAGTCTTGAGACTATTGTGATGTGAGTTCATTGCTGTTCCATGTGGGACAATGTTCAATTCTTATTCTAGAATCagagccatttttaaaaattacattgtAATTGGCTGAATGTTACTAACAAGCTGAATCACTAAAATGAAGAGCTGATGAGCACCACCAGCAAAGAGAGGTGCTATGGTATATACATCCCCACTGGCAGAAAAATAGTTGGTTGGAACCTGTGACCTCAATTAGTACTCATGCTGCAAGGGTAGTGGGATTGGAAATTCAATGTTGAGATTACACCTGCAGAAGCATGTAAAAAGGAGCTGGAAAAATGTCAGTGAGGACTGAGTAGGGAAGAATTTCAGTTGAGAAGAGAAATACCTGTGGTATATGTTGCAGGAAAAGTAGAGGAGGTTCTGGCTAGTTAGCTCTGTGGGGTAATCTTTTGCAAAAAAAGTACTGAAACACTTGAAGGAATGTCTAAAGGGGCTACAAATACAAGTTTTGTGGTGAGCATAAGATATTTGAATTGCATTTTATTTGTATGGGCAAAAGGATTCCTATTAAAAGACCCCAAGGGACACGCCTTAGCTCTTCTAACTCTAAAAGAAGACTGGAAATGAGGAAGAGCCCAGGTGTGTATTTTAGAAACAGTGTCAGAATTCTTATAGATAACTTCTTCCCTGGATGGTGGGGACTTAAACATGACCTGGTCGGGAGGACTGAGTCACAAAAGCAGCAGAATATTAGAGCTGGAGGTGTCAATTGGCAGGGGATGCCACGTGTGGGCAAAATCTGCAATACCCTGTCCAATCCAGAGGGAAGCATTGTGTGGTGAAAAGCCCCTTCTTCCAAAAACACACGTGTTCTTGCGAGGCTTATTACTGCAATGTTCCATGCGTAGTAATGCTATGTTACAAACAAATCTGGGTGCCTTGGCTTCATGCAATTGCTGAAACTGAAAACTAGGATTATAaaactgctgctgtttgcatCATTCTAGAGATGCTACAGAACTTTTCTCTTTGTCtccctttcttttgtttttcctcatGGAAGCATCATGTGTTTATGAAAGtaggggaagagaggaagaaaggCATCTTTGGCTTGTACACTTAAATCATAGAAATTGAAGAGATCTACTTTCATATTAATTGTATACATTTATTG
This sequence is a window from Alligator mississippiensis isolate rAllMis1 chromosome 15, rAllMis1, whole genome shotgun sequence. Protein-coding genes within it:
- the LOC109282924 gene encoding uncharacterized protein LOC109282924 isoform X4 — protein: MTPLHWGDRQGLQAGCFTFKMPLLKKQENGEQVLVKNESYLQTLKNKDQRKRLVHEICTFLDSSQSVQEIDALRTENRKLKNANSRLRYKTKDWALKKEEYENEIERLSGEISNYLNVTNFWRKEQQRKKPNMLAFRQRACLDKRKGLLQLRLMKIAQG
- the LOC109282924 gene encoding uncharacterized protein LOC109282924 isoform X3, which translates into the protein MSSVQTPQENGEQVLVKNESYLQTLKNKDQRKRLVHEICTFLDSSQSVQEIDALRTENRKLKNANSRLRYKTKDWALKKEEYENEIERLSGEISNYLNVTNFWYEESELLNSTEKRTTKEETKHVSVQTEGVLGQEKRTVATQTDEDSSRLTLNGRRSI
- the LOC109282924 gene encoding uncharacterized protein LOC109282924 isoform X2, which gives rise to MSSVQTPQGFTFKMPLLKKQENGEQVLVKNESYLQTLKNKDQRKRLVHEICTFLDSSQSVQEIDALRTENRKLKNANSRLRYKTKDWALKKEEYENEIERLSGEISNYLNVTNFWYEESELLNSTEKRTTKEETKHVSVQTEGVLGQEKRTVATQTDEDSSRLTLNGRRSI
- the LOC109282924 gene encoding uncharacterized protein LOC109282924 isoform X1, producing the protein MTPLHWGDRQGLQAGCFTFKMPLLKKQENGEQVLVKNESYLQTLKNKDQRKRLVHEICTFLDSSQSVQEIDALRTENRKLKNANSRLRYKTKDWALKKEEYENEIERLSGEISNYLNVTNFWYEESELLNSTEKRTTKEETKHVSVQTEGVLGQEKRTVATQTDEDSSRLTLNGRRSI